The Streptomyces cynarae genome contains a region encoding:
- a CDS encoding glycerol-3-phosphate dehydrogenase/oxidase — MRTAALGPAQRAESLAGMAERELDVLVVGGGVVGAGVALDSVTRGLSTGLVEARDWASGTSSRSSKLIHGGLRYLEMLDFALVREALKERGLLLERLAPHLVKPVPFLYPLQHKGWERLYAGSGVALYDAMSMARGHGRGLPLHRHLSRRHALRVAPCLKKDALVGALQYYDAQMDDARFVATLVRTAAWYGAKVANRARVTGFLREGERVVGARVQDVEAGGEYEIRAQQVVNATGVWTDDTQAMVGERGQFHVRASKGIHLVVPKDRVNSTTGLILRTEKSVLFVIPWGRHWIIGTTDTEWSLDKAHPAASSADIDYLLEHVNSVLAVPLTRDDVEGVYAGLRPLLAGESDATSKLSREHTVAHPVPGLVVVAGGKYTTYRVMAKDAVDEAVRALDRRVADCVTEDVPLLGAEGYRALWNARARTAARTGLHVVRVEHLLNRYGSLAEEVLDLIADDPSLGEPLHAADDYLRAEVVYAASHEGARHLDDVLTRRTRISFETFDRGARSAREAAELMAPVLGWDGDQIEREVEHYEKRVQAERESQRQPDDLTADAARLGAPDIVPL; from the coding sequence GTGAGGACAGCGGCACTGGGGCCGGCGCAGCGCGCCGAGTCACTGGCGGGAATGGCCGAGCGCGAGCTGGACGTACTGGTCGTGGGCGGCGGCGTGGTCGGTGCCGGCGTCGCGCTGGACTCCGTCACACGTGGTCTGTCCACGGGTCTCGTCGAGGCGCGTGACTGGGCGTCGGGCACCTCGAGCAGGTCCAGCAAGCTGATACACGGCGGCCTGCGCTATCTGGAGATGCTGGACTTCGCCCTCGTACGCGAGGCACTGAAGGAGCGCGGGCTGCTGCTGGAGCGCCTGGCGCCCCATCTCGTGAAGCCGGTGCCGTTCCTGTATCCGCTCCAGCACAAGGGCTGGGAGCGGCTGTACGCGGGCTCGGGCGTCGCCCTCTACGACGCCATGTCGATGGCGCGCGGCCACGGCCGGGGCCTGCCGCTGCACCGTCACCTGAGCCGTCGTCACGCTCTGCGAGTGGCTCCCTGCTTGAAGAAGGACGCGCTCGTCGGGGCGTTGCAGTACTACGACGCGCAGATGGACGACGCCCGCTTCGTCGCGACGCTGGTGCGCACGGCCGCGTGGTACGGCGCGAAGGTCGCCAACCGTGCGCGGGTGACCGGCTTCCTGCGGGAGGGCGAGCGGGTCGTCGGCGCGAGGGTGCAGGACGTGGAGGCCGGCGGGGAGTACGAGATCCGCGCCCAGCAGGTCGTCAACGCGACGGGGGTGTGGACCGACGACACCCAGGCGATGGTGGGCGAGCGGGGCCAGTTCCACGTGCGGGCGTCCAAGGGCATCCATCTGGTGGTGCCGAAGGACCGGGTCAACTCCACGACGGGCCTGATCCTGCGGACCGAGAAGTCGGTCCTCTTCGTCATCCCCTGGGGCCGGCACTGGATCATCGGGACGACCGACACCGAATGGAGCCTCGACAAGGCGCACCCGGCGGCCTCCAGCGCGGACATCGACTACTTGCTGGAGCACGTGAACTCCGTCCTGGCGGTGCCGCTCACCCGCGACGACGTGGAGGGCGTGTACGCGGGCCTGCGGCCCCTGCTCGCCGGGGAGTCGGACGCGACCAGCAAGCTCTCCCGCGAGCACACCGTGGCGCACCCGGTGCCCGGCCTGGTGGTCGTGGCGGGCGGCAAGTACACGACGTACCGGGTGATGGCCAAGGACGCCGTCGACGAGGCGGTGCGCGCCCTGGACCGGCGGGTCGCCGACTGCGTCACCGAGGACGTCCCGCTGCTGGGCGCCGAGGGCTACCGGGCGCTGTGGAACGCGCGTGCCCGCACAGCGGCGCGCACGGGGCTGCACGTGGTACGGGTGGAACACCTGCTGAACCGCTACGGCTCGCTGGCGGAGGAAGTGCTCGACCTGATCGCCGACGATCCGTCACTGGGCGAACCGCTGCACGCGGCCGACGACTACCTGCGCGCGGAGGTCGTCTACGCGGCGTCGCACGAGGGAGCGCGCCACCTGGACGACGTGCTGACCCGGCGGACCCGCATCTCGTTCGAGACGTTCGACCGCGGCGCGCGCAGCGCCCGGGAGGCGGCCGAACTGATGGCGCCGGTGCTGGGCTGGGACGGCGACCAGATCGAGCGCGAGGTGGAGCACTACGAGAAACGGGTCCAGGCGGAGAGGGAGTCCCAGCGGCAGCCCGACGACCTGACGGCGGACGCGGCGAGGCTGGGAGCGCCGGACATAGTGCCCTTGTAG
- a CDS encoding protein kinase: protein MRRAVEAAQAAAQIPDHPRLDQVFDVFAEGGSLWIVSELVAATPLTALLAEQPLTPYRAAEVASDVLMALRVLHAHGWVHRNITARTVLVCEDGRVILTGLAAGAAEEALCGYDPVPAREPEPEPGTTDRDSTAPVPAPRPGGSGGDPFGPGGRCAVWTPMPRGGQRSRRGRTVPLRARARPAPVCPPWRPARWNPRRTCARHGPGRSRPTAPEPGPRHGCRRNSAAPTRRCPHPARPRPAPTPRRSRRPARAAAPTPRPRAGSPTSMGRAVRRPGTAPSPAPRPPPTTPHPGLRATAAARTTRPRSPFRHPLAPPRPRHPLAAERARQARMAVVGPVTERWAPEQAGPVHENWQLAPPIGPATDLWALGALLFRAVQGHAPYPEESTAELVQLVCSEPPAFAEECGPLRPVVESLLRQDPTERPDFEELRGWLRSLVRSAPEPEAGTHVIAAPPVDPARLPIVRRRGELVRRRRAGLPATTHARHKRAKDGRPQPRRLGRTLLLLILLALAAAIAYAMAFMPKAGTSSGSGTAGERTGTAGKASPAPQQSDTDGAGQPQQGGSTSPSKPADSPQTQATSTQVAQGFTLRKDPEGFSVAVADGWDRTPKNAQGQVVYSQGDFQLIVVPGRDTTGRYGSDPLTYQRESEPELQPFRDSTWATSSGMRRIDVGGRTMVEGQFTWTNGNGQQLFVRNLAVLVGGHYHVVQVRGPDAERDEVTRLFEQAEATYRVTN, encoded by the coding sequence GTGCGGCGCGCCGTCGAGGCCGCGCAGGCCGCGGCGCAGATACCCGACCACCCTCGCCTCGACCAGGTCTTCGACGTGTTCGCCGAGGGCGGCTCGCTGTGGATCGTGAGCGAACTCGTGGCCGCGACCCCGCTCACCGCGCTGCTCGCGGAGCAGCCGCTGACGCCGTACCGCGCGGCCGAGGTCGCCTCCGACGTCCTCATGGCGTTGCGCGTCCTGCACGCCCACGGCTGGGTGCACCGCAACATCACCGCCCGCACGGTGCTCGTCTGCGAGGACGGCCGCGTGATACTGACCGGCCTGGCCGCCGGAGCGGCCGAAGAGGCGCTGTGCGGGTACGACCCGGTGCCGGCACGGGAGCCGGAGCCTGAGCCCGGTACGACGGATCGGGACTCCACGGCCCCGGTGCCCGCCCCCCGGCCCGGTGGATCCGGCGGGGACCCGTTCGGGCCCGGGGGTCGCTGCGCGGTGTGGACGCCGATGCCGCGCGGCGGGCAGCGATCGAGGCGCGGGCGAACGGTGCCGCTCCGGGCGCGGGCCCGGCCGGCGCCGGTGTGCCCGCCGTGGCGCCCCGCACGTTGGAATCCGCGGAGGACGTGCGCGCGGCACGGGCCGGGGCGATCGCGGCCTACCGCGCCGGAGCCCGGGCCGCGGCACGGGTGCAGGAGGAACAGCGCGGCACCCACACGGCGTTGCCCGCACCCCGCCCGGCCGAGACCGGCCCCGACACCCCGCCGCAGCCGCCGTCCGGCCAGGGCGGCGGCCCCGACACCCCGCCCCCGGGCCGGATCGCCGACCAGTATGGGACGGGCCGTACGGCGTCCTGGCACGGCGCCGTCCCCCGCCCCACGGCCCCCACCCACGACGCCGCACCCGGGCCTCAGGGCAACGGCAGCGGCCCGTACGACAAGGCCGCGCTCCCCCTTCCGCCACCCCCTGGCCCCACCGCGGCCCCGCCACCCCCTCGCCGCCGAGCGGGCGCGGCAGGCCCGGATGGCCGTGGTCGGGCCGGTCACCGAGCGGTGGGCGCCCGAACAGGCCGGGCCCGTGCACGAGAACTGGCAGCTGGCACCGCCGATCGGTCCCGCGACCGATCTGTGGGCGCTGGGCGCGCTGCTGTTCCGGGCCGTCCAGGGGCACGCGCCCTACCCCGAAGAGAGTACCGCCGAGCTGGTGCAGCTCGTCTGCTCCGAGCCGCCCGCCTTCGCCGAGGAGTGCGGCCCGCTGCGTCCGGTCGTGGAGTCGCTGCTGCGCCAGGACCCGACCGAGCGGCCCGACTTCGAGGAGCTGCGCGGCTGGCTGCGCTCCCTCGTGCGGTCCGCACCCGAACCGGAGGCGGGGACGCACGTCATAGCGGCACCGCCCGTCGACCCCGCCCGCCTGCCGATCGTGCGACGCCGGGGCGAACTGGTCCGCAGACGGCGCGCCGGGCTGCCCGCGACCACCCACGCCCGCCACAAACGGGCCAAGGACGGCCGTCCCCAGCCCCGCCGCCTCGGCCGCACCCTTCTTCTGCTGATCCTGCTCGCGCTGGCCGCGGCGATCGCGTACGCGATGGCGTTCATGCCGAAGGCCGGGACCAGCAGTGGCAGCGGCACGGCGGGGGAGCGCACCGGCACCGCCGGGAAGGCGAGCCCCGCCCCGCAGCAGTCGGACACGGACGGCGCGGGTCAGCCGCAGCAGGGCGGCTCCACCAGCCCCTCGAAACCGGCCGACTCACCGCAGACGCAGGCCACAAGCACCCAAGTCGCCCAAGGGTTCACCCTGCGCAAGGACCCCGAAGGCTTCAGCGTCGCCGTGGCCGACGGCTGGGACCGGACGCCGAAGAACGCGCAGGGCCAGGTCGTCTACTCCCAGGGCGACTTCCAGCTGATCGTCGTGCCCGGACGCGACACCACCGGCAGGTACGGGAGCGACCCGCTGACGTACCAGAGGGAGTCGGAGCCCGAACTGCAGCCGTTCCGCGACTCGACCTGGGCCACCTCCAGCGGGATGCGGCGCATCGACGTCGGCGGACGGACCATGGTCGAGGGCCAGTTCACCTGGACGAACGGCAACGGGCAGCAGCTGTTCGTGCGCAACCTCGCCGTCCTCGTCGGCGGCCATTATCACGTGGTGCAGGTGCGCGGCCCCGACGCCGAACGCGACGAGGTCACCCGGCTGTTCGAACAGGCCGAGGCGACCTACAGGGTGACGAACTGA
- a CDS encoding serine/threonine-protein kinase: MSEAERAGTTRQDKSERLLAGRYRLGDVLGRGGMGTVWRAEDETLGRTVAVKELRFPSNIDEDEKRRLITRTLREAKAIARIRNNGAVTVYDVVHEDDRPWIVMELIEGKSLAEVIREDGLLEPKRAAEVGLAILDVLRAAHREGILHRDVKPSNVLIDEDGRVVLTDFGIAQVEGDPSITSTGMLVGAPSYISPERARGHKPGPAADLWSLGGLLYAAVEGVPPYDKGSAIATLTAVMTEPLEEPKNAGPLKNVIYGLLTKDPGQRLDDAGARAMLNEVIHAPDTEEEVPADATRVVALPPVPEESKEKEKRASGSGAKRGEEAADRLRGALRSVRKAAASAGAATAGAATAARTKGSAPAEVAEGAVAARVDAPATGASDAGRAGVTSADARSHTAALGSNSGPAKPSSGWPIVPDPDRPPRPVTPPRAPLTDVVPKRTLVIVAVVVALAVLGIVLALIPWGGDDGSQTGSKGATKPAVTTGGGKGSGGKGGGGTPSGSGSNGTTTTDGSDQQNAADSTSAASASALASGAAGSGAAVTTHKGGQGYSIGLPTGWKYASSDDAGDRFTGPNGQKLLVAWTSTPKDDPVADWNSQERYMVRPQYHRIGIEKVDYRGWNTADWEFTYVDSGTTYRVIDRGFVVNSHLGYGLMYTAKADDWDGDLRKNTWKTLTQTFQPKS; the protein is encoded by the coding sequence ATGTCGGAGGCGGAGCGGGCGGGGACAACCCGTCAGGACAAGAGCGAACGTCTCCTCGCCGGGCGGTACCGGCTGGGGGACGTACTCGGCCGCGGCGGCATGGGCACGGTGTGGAGGGCCGAGGACGAGACCCTGGGGCGTACGGTCGCCGTCAAGGAGCTCAGGTTCCCGTCGAACATCGACGAGGACGAGAAGCGCCGGCTCATCACGCGCACGCTGCGGGAGGCCAAGGCGATCGCCCGGATCCGCAACAACGGCGCGGTGACCGTCTACGACGTGGTCCACGAGGACGACCGGCCGTGGATCGTCATGGAGCTGATCGAGGGCAAGTCGCTCGCCGAGGTCATCCGCGAGGACGGTCTGCTCGAACCTAAGCGCGCCGCCGAGGTCGGGCTCGCGATCCTCGACGTGCTGCGCGCCGCGCACCGCGAGGGCATCCTGCATCGCGACGTGAAGCCGTCGAACGTGCTGATCGACGAGGACGGCCGGGTCGTGCTCACCGACTTCGGCATCGCTCAGGTCGAGGGCGACCCGTCCATCACCTCCACCGGCATGCTCGTCGGCGCCCCCTCCTACATCTCGCCGGAGCGGGCCCGCGGGCACAAGCCCGGCCCGGCGGCGGACCTGTGGTCGCTCGGCGGACTGCTGTACGCGGCCGTCGAGGGCGTGCCGCCGTACGACAAGGGGTCGGCCATCGCCACCCTGACCGCGGTGATGACCGAGCCGCTCGAGGAGCCGAAGAACGCCGGCCCGCTGAAGAACGTCATCTACGGGCTGCTCACCAAGGACCCGGGGCAGCGGCTCGACGACGCGGGCGCGCGGGCGATGCTCAACGAGGTCATCCACGCGCCCGATACGGAGGAGGAGGTGCCGGCGGACGCGACGCGGGTCGTGGCGTTGCCCCCGGTGCCGGAGGAGTCCAAGGAGAAGGAGAAGCGCGCGTCGGGCTCCGGGGCCAAGCGGGGCGAGGAGGCCGCGGATCGGCTGCGCGGGGCCCTGCGGTCGGTGCGCAAGGCGGCTGCGTCGGCGGGCGCGGCGACGGCCGGTGCCGCGACGGCCGCGCGGACCAAGGGGTCCGCCCCCGCCGAGGTGGCCGAGGGTGCGGTGGCCGCGCGTGTGGATGCTCCCGCGACCGGGGCCTCCGACGCCGGACGCGCGGGGGTCACCTCGGCGGACGCACGGTCACACACGGCTGCCCTCGGATCGAACTCCGGTCCGGCGAAGCCGAGTTCGGGATGGCCCATCGTGCCGGACCCGGACCGGCCGCCGCGGCCGGTGACGCCGCCCCGCGCACCGCTCACCGACGTGGTGCCCAAGCGGACGCTGGTGATCGTCGCCGTCGTCGTGGCGCTCGCGGTTCTGGGGATCGTGCTCGCGCTCATCCCGTGGGGCGGGGACGACGGCTCGCAGACCGGCTCGAAGGGTGCCACCAAGCCCGCCGTGACCACCGGCGGCGGCAAGGGCAGCGGCGGCAAGGGCGGTGGCGGGACCCCCTCGGGCAGCGGCAGCAACGGCACGACCACGACGGACGGATCGGACCAGCAGAACGCGGCGGACAGCACGTCCGCCGCGAGCGCCAGTGCGTTGGCCTCCGGTGCGGCGGGCAGCGGCGCCGCGGTGACGACGCACAAGGGTGGGCAGGGCTACTCGATCGGGCTGCCGACCGGCTGGAAGTACGCGTCGTCGGATGACGCCGGTGACCGCTTCACCGGGCCGAACGGGCAGAAGCTGCTGGTCGCCTGGACGTCCACGCCCAAGGACGACCCGGTGGCGGACTGGAACAGCCAGGAGCGCTACATGGTGCGCCCCCAGTACCACCGGATCGGGATCGAGAAGGTGGACTACCGCGGCTGGAACACCGCCGACTGGGAGTTCACCTACGTGGACTCGGGCACCACCTACCGGGTGATCGACCGCGGATTCGTCGTCAACTCGCACCTGGGGTACGGGCTGATGTACACGGCGAAGGCGGACGACTGGGACGGGGACCTGCGCAAGAACACCTGGAAGACGCTGACCCAGACGTTCCAGCCGAAGTCGTGA
- a CDS encoding sigma-70 family RNA polymerase sigma factor has translation MRDDETTLIGALVHRAVDGDEQATHDLLARVHPLALRYCRTRLSRLPGDARHFVEDLAQEVCVAVLLALPRYKDTGRPFEAFVFAIAAHKVADLQRAAMRHPGSTAVPSDEMPERPDDSLGPEERALLSSDAEWAKKLLANLPENQRELLLLRIAVGLTAEETGQMLGMSPGAVRVAQHRALSRLRALAEQ, from the coding sequence ATGCGCGACGACGAGACAACGCTGATCGGTGCACTCGTCCATCGCGCCGTCGACGGCGACGAGCAGGCGACCCACGATCTGCTCGCCCGCGTCCACCCTCTGGCGCTGCGCTACTGCCGCACGCGACTGTCCCGGCTGCCCGGCGACGCCCGGCACTTCGTCGAGGACCTGGCCCAGGAGGTCTGCGTCGCGGTTCTGCTCGCCCTGCCGCGCTACAAGGACACCGGGCGCCCCTTCGAGGCGTTCGTCTTCGCGATCGCCGCGCACAAGGTCGCGGACCTGCAGCGTGCCGCGATGCGTCATCCCGGCTCGACGGCGGTCCCCTCGGACGAGATGCCCGAACGACCGGACGACTCCCTGGGCCCCGAGGAGCGCGCCCTGCTCAGCAGCGACGCCGAGTGGGCCAAGAAACTCCTCGCCAACCTCCCGGAGAACCAGCGCGAGCTGCTCCTGCTGCGCATCGCAGTGGGCTTGACGGCGGAAGAAACGGGTCAGATGTTGGGAATGTCACCGGGAGCGGTGAGGGTGGCCCAGCACAGGGCCTTGAGCCGCCTGCGGGCGCTCGCCGAGCAGTAA
- the guaB gene encoding IMP dehydrogenase — MTANVDGVPEKFATLGLTYDDVLLLPGASEVLPSAVDTSSRISRNVRVNIPLLSAAMDKVTESRMAIAMARLGGVGVLHRNLSIEDQVNQVDLVKRSESGMVTDPITVHPEATLAEADALCAKFRISGVPVTDPAGKLLGIVTNRDMAFETDRSRQVREVMTPMPLVTGKVGISGTEAMELLRRHKIEKLPLVDDAGLLKGLITVKDFVKAEKYPNAAKDAEGRLLVGAAVGASPEALERAQALAEAGVDFLVVDTSHGHNSNALSWMSKIKSSVDVDVIGGNVATRDGAQALIDAGVDGIKVGVGPGSICTTRVVAGIGVPQVTAIYEASLAARPAGIPLIGDGGLQYSGDIGKALAAGADTVMLGSLLAGCEESPGELLFINGKQFKSYRGMGSLGAMQSRGQGKSYSKDRYFQAEVSSDDKLVPEGVEGQVPYRGPLSNVLHQLVGGLRQTMGYVGAATIEEMESKGRFVRITSAGLKESHPHDIQMTVEAPNYSAQK; from the coding sequence ATGACTGCAAACGTCGACGGAGTGCCCGAGAAATTCGCGACACTCGGGCTGACCTACGACGACGTGCTGCTGCTGCCGGGAGCGTCCGAGGTGCTCCCGAGCGCGGTCGACACCTCGTCCCGCATCTCCCGCAACGTCCGGGTGAACATCCCGCTGCTCTCGGCGGCCATGGACAAGGTGACCGAGTCCCGCATGGCGATCGCGATGGCCCGCCTGGGCGGCGTCGGCGTGCTGCACCGCAACCTCTCCATCGAGGACCAGGTCAACCAGGTCGACCTGGTCAAGCGGTCCGAGTCCGGCATGGTCACCGACCCCATCACCGTGCACCCCGAGGCGACGCTCGCCGAGGCGGACGCCCTGTGCGCCAAGTTCCGCATCAGCGGCGTCCCGGTCACCGACCCGGCCGGCAAGCTGCTCGGTATCGTCACCAACCGCGACATGGCCTTCGAGACCGACCGTTCCCGGCAGGTGCGCGAGGTCATGACGCCGATGCCGCTGGTCACCGGCAAGGTCGGCATCTCCGGCACCGAGGCCATGGAACTGCTGCGCCGCCACAAGATCGAGAAGCTTCCCCTGGTCGACGACGCCGGGCTCCTCAAGGGCCTCATCACGGTCAAGGACTTCGTCAAGGCCGAGAAGTACCCCAACGCCGCCAAGGACGCCGAGGGCCGCCTGCTCGTCGGTGCCGCCGTGGGCGCCAGCCCCGAGGCGCTGGAGCGCGCCCAGGCCCTCGCCGAGGCCGGGGTGGACTTCCTGGTCGTCGACACCTCGCACGGCCACAACAGCAACGCCCTCAGCTGGATGTCGAAGATCAAGTCGAGCGTGGACGTCGACGTGATCGGCGGCAACGTCGCCACCCGCGACGGCGCCCAGGCCCTGATCGACGCCGGCGTCGACGGCATCAAGGTGGGCGTGGGCCCCGGCTCGATCTGTACGACCCGTGTGGTCGCCGGCATCGGTGTCCCGCAGGTCACCGCCATCTACGAGGCCTCCCTCGCCGCCCGCCCGGCGGGCATCCCGCTGATCGGCGACGGCGGCCTGCAGTACTCCGGCGACATCGGCAAGGCGCTCGCCGCCGGTGCCGACACGGTGATGCTCGGCAGCCTTCTGGCGGGCTGCGAGGAGTCGCCGGGCGAGCTGCTCTTCATCAACGGCAAGCAGTTCAAGTCGTACCGCGGCATGGGCTCGCTCGGTGCCATGCAGTCCCGCGGCCAGGGCAAGTCGTACTCCAAGGACCGCTACTTCCAGGCCGAGGTCTCCTCCGACGACAAGCTCGTGCCCGAGGGCGTCGAGGGCCAGGTGCCCTACCGCGGCCCGCTGTCCAACGTGCTGCACCAGCTCGTGGGCGGTCTGCGCCAGACCATGGGCTACGTGGGCGCCGCCACCATCGAGGAGATGGAGTCCAAGGGCCGCTTCGTGCGCATCACCTCGGCGGGCCTGAAGGAGAGCCACCCGCACGACATCCAGATGACGGTCGAGGCGCCGAACTACAGCGCCCAGAAGTGA
- a CDS encoding GuaB3 family IMP dehydrogenase-related protein — MTEIEIGRGKRGRRAYAFDDIAVVPSRRTRDPKEVSIAWQIDAYRFELPFLAAPMDSVVSPATAIRIGELGGLGVLNLEGLWTRYEDPQPLLDEIAELPAETATRRLQEIYAAPIKEELIGARIKEVRDSGVVTAAALSPQRTAQFSKAVVDAGVDIFVIRGTTVSAEHVSGSHEPLNLKQFIYELDVPVIVGGCATYTAALHLMRTGAAGVLVGFGGGAAHTTRNVLGIQVPMATAVADVAAARRDYMDESGGRYVHVIADGGVGWSGDLPKAIACGADAVMMGSPLARATDAPGKGHHWGMEAVNEELPRGKKVDLGTVGTIEEVLTGPSHTPDGSMNFFGALRRAMATTGYSELKEFQRVEVTVADSQHRR; from the coding sequence GTGACTGAGATCGAGATCGGGCGCGGCAAGCGCGGCCGCCGGGCGTACGCCTTCGACGACATCGCCGTCGTCCCCAGCCGCCGTACGCGGGACCCGAAGGAGGTCTCGATCGCCTGGCAGATCGACGCCTACCGCTTCGAGCTGCCGTTCCTGGCCGCTCCCATGGACTCCGTCGTCTCCCCGGCCACCGCGATCCGGATCGGCGAGCTCGGCGGCCTCGGCGTGCTCAACCTCGAGGGCCTGTGGACGCGGTACGAGGACCCGCAGCCGCTGCTCGACGAGATCGCCGAACTGCCGGCCGAGACCGCGACCCGGCGCTTGCAGGAGATCTACGCGGCCCCGATCAAGGAGGAGCTGATCGGGGCGCGCATCAAGGAGGTGCGCGACTCGGGCGTGGTCACCGCGGCCGCGCTCTCCCCGCAGCGCACGGCGCAGTTCTCCAAGGCGGTCGTCGACGCGGGCGTGGACATCTTCGTCATCCGCGGCACCACGGTGTCGGCGGAGCACGTCTCCGGCTCGCACGAGCCGCTGAACCTGAAGCAGTTCATCTACGAGCTCGACGTCCCCGTGATCGTCGGCGGCTGCGCCACGTACACCGCGGCCCTGCACCTGATGCGCACCGGCGCGGCGGGCGTCCTGGTCGGCTTCGGCGGCGGCGCCGCGCACACCACGCGCAACGTGCTCGGCATCCAGGTGCCCATGGCGACGGCGGTCGCGGACGTGGCGGCGGCCCGCCGCGACTACATGGACGAGTCCGGCGGCCGGTACGTGCACGTGATCGCGGACGGCGGCGTCGGCTGGTCCGGTGACCTGCCCAAGGCGATCGCCTGCGGTGCGGACGCGGTGATGATGGGTTCGCCGCTCGCGCGTGCGACCGACGCCCCGGGCAAGGGCCACCACTGGGGCATGGAGGCCGTGAACGAGGAGCTGCCGCGCGGCAAGAAGGTCGACCTCGGCACGGTCGGCACCATCGAGGAGGTCCTCACGGGCCCGTCGCACACGCCGGACGGCTCGATGAACTTCTTCGGCGCGCTGCGGCGGGCGATGGCCACCACCGGGTACAGCGAGCTGAAGGAGTTCCAGCGGGTCGAGGTGACGGTGGCGGACTCGCAGCACCGCCGGTAG
- a CDS encoding nucleotide sugar dehydrogenase encodes MPADLAVIGLGHLGLPLAQAAVAADISTLGYRTGPEAGSLTAAELRRMLARGFRPTANPAELGRVRTAVICAPVPRGADGGLDLTQVEAAARTLAARLRPHTTVILESPVPPGTTEGFLRPLLEKTSGLRAGRDFHLAYSPSRVDPGNRDFHAANTPKVIGGLTPACTESAATFYGRLTDKVVRARGPREAETVQVLETNYRQVNIALVNEMAVLCHDLGVDLWDVIRCAETKPFGFQAFRPGPGVGGHSVAQDLSDTAGRTLRMVELAQQVNGRMPQYVVQRAATLLNEHGKSARGARVLLLGVTYKPDVADLHGSPAQEVALRLMELGASVSYHDPYVPAWSVLDRPIPRADSLYEAAAGADLTVLLQQHRTYDLQGLSVKAQLLLDTRGATPTGAAHRL; translated from the coding sequence ATGCCCGCAGATCTCGCCGTCATCGGACTCGGTCATCTCGGCCTGCCCCTGGCCCAGGCCGCCGTCGCCGCCGACATCTCCACGCTCGGCTACCGGACCGGCCCCGAGGCCGGTTCCCTCACCGCCGCCGAACTGCGCCGGATGCTCGCCCGGGGCTTCCGCCCGACCGCCAACCCCGCCGAGCTCGGCCGCGTCCGCACCGCCGTCATCTGCGCCCCCGTCCCGCGCGGCGCCGACGGCGGGCTCGACCTCACCCAGGTGGAGGCGGCCGCCCGCACCCTCGCCGCGCGGCTGCGCCCGCACACCACCGTGATCCTGGAGTCGCCGGTGCCGCCGGGCACCACGGAGGGGTTCCTGCGCCCGCTCCTCGAGAAGACCTCCGGGCTGCGCGCCGGACGCGACTTCCACCTCGCGTACTCACCGAGCCGCGTCGACCCCGGCAACCGCGACTTCCACGCCGCCAACACCCCCAAGGTCATCGGCGGCCTCACCCCCGCCTGCACCGAGTCGGCCGCCACCTTCTACGGGCGCCTCACCGACAAGGTGGTACGCGCGCGGGGACCCCGCGAGGCGGAGACCGTGCAGGTGCTGGAGACGAACTACCGGCAGGTCAACATCGCCCTGGTCAACGAGATGGCAGTGCTCTGCCACGACCTCGGCGTCGACCTGTGGGACGTCATCCGCTGCGCGGAGACCAAGCCGTTCGGCTTCCAGGCCTTCCGCCCCGGCCCCGGCGTCGGCGGCCACTCCGTCGCCCAGGACCTGTCGGACACGGCCGGGCGCACCCTGCGGATGGTCGAACTGGCCCAGCAGGTCAACGGCCGTATGCCCCAGTACGTCGTCCAGCGCGCCGCCACCCTCCTGAACGAGCACGGCAAGTCGGCCCGCGGCGCCCGCGTCCTGCTGCTCGGCGTGACGTACAAGCCGGACGTCGCCGACCTGCACGGCTCCCCCGCGCAGGAGGTCGCGCTACGGCTGATGGAACTGGGCGCGTCCGTCAGCTACCACGACCCGTACGTCCCCGCGTGGAGCGTCCTCGACCGGCCGATCCCGCGCGCGGATTCCCTGTACGAGGCGGCGGCGGGGGCGGACCTGACGGTTCTGTTGCAACAGCACCGGACGTACGACCTGCAGGGGCTGTCGGTGAAGGCGCAGTTGTTGCTGGACACGCGGGGGGCAACGCCTACGGGGGCGGCGCATCGGTTGTGA